From the genome of Triticum aestivum cultivar Chinese Spring chromosome 3B, IWGSC CS RefSeq v2.1, whole genome shotgun sequence, one region includes:
- the LOC123070671 gene encoding ubiquitin-like-specific protease 1D isoform X1 gives MPNGPIIIDRAQMPLDSPPAEVEIIASSSPRVTPQPPAASDGASDGGEGDPDEFKRFTDEKLEERIKHWSGNRTLSVPDGGEKMRKFLCRMKKELDRRRAAGPRKVDTGWRQSAQTPSGDDPYTFKESDHINCSRFSDKWHCHGKGEAAFADELGHFNTSKRASQVEDRKRVTNTVNHQPKRRRVSQNIADKKHLDTNGRKLGMKICTEDQQKNNSVEPKGMTTKLRTEDRSSGSLTKRWDHSKNHTYHYRRLNRRNEKKVNMLTAVSPEEVVLLDDEDTELLDDEDTEPSKSVDVEIVNIWDKSQIYYPSKTHPETVELTYSDIKCLDPEVFLKSPVINFYIQYLKKSRPCDDLYIFNTYFYSKLEEALSRTGECGSQFSKLRRWWRSVDIFKIPYLLLPIHGQVHWSLVIIFMPAKEIESGPRVFHLDSLGLHSSDKVFGVIESYLIKEWRHLQKDSSYDIPFSGTIWRHLSRNIHKEKIEVPQQQNDFDCGVFMLYYIDKFIQEAPDDLTGVRPCKFGRKWFSPVQASGLRKRIRDLLLDIFQNAPPSDRNLVSDADDDSEDEEDKGKDTIVIV, from the exons ATGCCGAACGGCCCGATAATCATCGACCGGGCGCAAATGCCCCTCGACTCCCCGCCGGCGGAGGTCGAGATCATCGCCTCCTCCTCTCCGCGTGTGACGCCGCAGCCCCCTGCGGCGAGCGATGGCGCTTCCGACGGTGGTGAGGGGGATCCGGATGAGTTCAAGAGATTCACTGATGAAAAACTGGAGGAAAGGATCAAGCACTGGAGCGGTAATCGGACCCTATCCGTACCTGACGGCGGCGAGAAGATGCGTAAGTTCCTATGCAGGATGAAGAAAGAGCTTGATCGCCGCCGCGCTGCCGGGCCGAGGAAG GTTGACACGGGTTGGAGACAGTCAGCGCAGACACCCAGTGGGGATGATCCCTACACCTTCA AGGAAAGTGACCATATCAACTGCAGCAGGTTTTCTGATAAATGGCATTGCCATGGTAAG GGCGAAGCAGCATTCGCTGATGAGCTAGGCCATTTTAACACAAGCAAACGTGCTTCCCAAGTGGAAGATCGGAAAAGAGTAACGAACACAGTGAATCATCAACCAAAAAGGCGTAGAGTTTCTCAAAATATTGCTGACAAGAAACATTTAGATACAAATGGTAGGAAGTTAGGTATGAAGATCTGTACAGAAGATCAACAGAAAAATAACTCTGTTGAGCCAAAGGGCATGACCACTAAACTACGCACAGAAGATCGCTCTTCTGGGAGTTTGACCAAGAG GTGGGACCATTCCAAGAATCATACCTACCATTACCGGAGGTTAAATAGAAGAAATGAAAAGAAGGTGAATATGCTGACAGCTGTTTCACCGGAG GAAGTAGTTCTCTTGGATGACGAGGATACAGAACTCTTGGATGACGAGGATACAGAACCTTCTAAATCAGTTGATGTcgagattgttaatatatg GGACAAATCACAGATCTACTATCCGTCGAA GACTCATCCAGAAACTGTCGAGCTGACATATTCTGACATAAAATGTCTTGACCCCGAAGTTTTTTTAAAATCACCTGTCATAAACTTTTACATCCA GTACCTAAAAAAATCCAGGCCTTGTGACGACTTGTACATCTTCAATACATATTTCTATAGCAAACTTGAAGAAGCGTTATCCAGGACG GGTGAGTGTGGCTCGCAGTTTAGCAAGTTAAGGCGATGGTGGAGAAGTGTAGATATTTTTAAGATACCATACCTCCTTTTGCCAATTCATGGACA GGTGCATTGGAGCTTGGTCATTATCTTCATGCCCGCAAAAGAGATAGAATCCGGGCCAAGGGTGTTTCACTTGGACTCTCTAGGACTACATTCCAGTGACAAGGTTTTTGGCGTGATTGAGAG CTACCTCATAAAAGAATGGCGCCATCTACAGAAGGATTCTTCTTATGATATTCCTTTTTCAGGCACAATATGGAGACATCTTTCAAGAAATATACATAAGGAAAAAATTGAG GTGCCCCAGCAGCAAAATGACTTTGACTGCGGTGTCTTTATGCTTTACTACATCGATAAGTTTATTCAAGAGGCACCAGATGATTTGACAGGAGTGCGGCCTTGCAAG TTTGGACGCAAGTGGTTCAGCCCTGTACAAGCTTCGGGGCTGCGGAAGCGAATACGAGATCTGCTGTTAGATATATTTCAGAACGCTCCACCTAGTGATAGAAATTTAGTGTCGGATGCCGATGATGACTCGGAAGATGAAGAAGATAAGGGCAAGGACACAATCGTGATCGTTTGA
- the LOC123070671 gene encoding ubiquitin-like-specific protease 1C isoform X2 yields the protein MLQALDSLFTRSTNTYEESDHINCSRFSDKWHCHGKGEAAFADELGHFNTSKRASQVEDRKRVTNTVNHQPKRRRVSQNIADKKHLDTNGRKLGMKICTEDQQKNNSVEPKGMTTKLRTEDRSSGSLTKRWDHSKNHTYHYRRLNRRNEKKVNMLTAVSPEEVVLLDDEDTELLDDEDTEPSKSVDVEIVNIWDKSQIYYPSKTHPETVELTYSDIKCLDPEVFLKSPVINFYIQYLKKSRPCDDLYIFNTYFYSKLEEALSRTGECGSQFSKLRRWWRSVDIFKIPYLLLPIHGQVHWSLVIIFMPAKEIESGPRVFHLDSLGLHSSDKVFGVIESYLIKEWRHLQKDSSYDIPFSGTIWRHLSRNIHKEKIEVPQQQNDFDCGVFMLYYIDKFIQEAPDDLTGVRPCKFGRKWFSPVQASGLRKRIRDLLLDIFQNAPPSDRNLVSDADDDSEDEEDKGKDTIVIV from the exons ATGCTTCAGGCTCTAGACAGTCTGTTTACAAGGTCAACAAACACCTATG AGGAAAGTGACCATATCAACTGCAGCAGGTTTTCTGATAAATGGCATTGCCATGGTAAG GGCGAAGCAGCATTCGCTGATGAGCTAGGCCATTTTAACACAAGCAAACGTGCTTCCCAAGTGGAAGATCGGAAAAGAGTAACGAACACAGTGAATCATCAACCAAAAAGGCGTAGAGTTTCTCAAAATATTGCTGACAAGAAACATTTAGATACAAATGGTAGGAAGTTAGGTATGAAGATCTGTACAGAAGATCAACAGAAAAATAACTCTGTTGAGCCAAAGGGCATGACCACTAAACTACGCACAGAAGATCGCTCTTCTGGGAGTTTGACCAAGAG GTGGGACCATTCCAAGAATCATACCTACCATTACCGGAGGTTAAATAGAAGAAATGAAAAGAAGGTGAATATGCTGACAGCTGTTTCACCGGAG GAAGTAGTTCTCTTGGATGACGAGGATACAGAACTCTTGGATGACGAGGATACAGAACCTTCTAAATCAGTTGATGTcgagattgttaatatatg GGACAAATCACAGATCTACTATCCGTCGAA GACTCATCCAGAAACTGTCGAGCTGACATATTCTGACATAAAATGTCTTGACCCCGAAGTTTTTTTAAAATCACCTGTCATAAACTTTTACATCCA GTACCTAAAAAAATCCAGGCCTTGTGACGACTTGTACATCTTCAATACATATTTCTATAGCAAACTTGAAGAAGCGTTATCCAGGACG GGTGAGTGTGGCTCGCAGTTTAGCAAGTTAAGGCGATGGTGGAGAAGTGTAGATATTTTTAAGATACCATACCTCCTTTTGCCAATTCATGGACA GGTGCATTGGAGCTTGGTCATTATCTTCATGCCCGCAAAAGAGATAGAATCCGGGCCAAGGGTGTTTCACTTGGACTCTCTAGGACTACATTCCAGTGACAAGGTTTTTGGCGTGATTGAGAG CTACCTCATAAAAGAATGGCGCCATCTACAGAAGGATTCTTCTTATGATATTCCTTTTTCAGGCACAATATGGAGACATCTTTCAAGAAATATACATAAGGAAAAAATTGAG GTGCCCCAGCAGCAAAATGACTTTGACTGCGGTGTCTTTATGCTTTACTACATCGATAAGTTTATTCAAGAGGCACCAGATGATTTGACAGGAGTGCGGCCTTGCAAG TTTGGACGCAAGTGGTTCAGCCCTGTACAAGCTTCGGGGCTGCGGAAGCGAATACGAGATCTGCTGTTAGATATATTTCAGAACGCTCCACCTAGTGATAGAAATTTAGTGTCGGATGCCGATGATGACTCGGAAGATGAAGAAGATAAGGGCAAGGACACAATCGTGATCGTTTGA